The following are encoded together in the Janthinobacterium sp. Marseille genome:
- the rluB gene encoding 23S rRNA pseudouridine(2605) synthase RluB, with product MNRPTKNNPSDAPGNDASPSEHSGEQAPAAAQEGAGAKPAKRGLRGPRTLRRARNTPREATEPAVVKVDGAEGAQEMPQGEAGSAPADGEARRERTNNNRRGERQPGAKGAKGATRPQGRGKPNGAGPQRGGKPHGKADNADDVFSFVTSDDFDSLAAEDSAGGKRRHEQKTVRRDLTADDDAPKLHKVLAEAGLGSRRDMEELIIAGRVSVNGEPAHIGQRILPTDQVRINGKLIQRKVSKKPPRVLVYHKPAGEIVSTNDPEGRPSVFDRLPTMKAAKWLAVGRLDFNTEGLLLFTTSGDLANRLMHPRYGIDREYAVRTLGELEEGMRQKLLAGVELEDGLAQFSKIADGGGEGVNKWYRVTIGEGRNREVRRMFEAIGLTVSRLIRTRYGLLTLPKNLKRGRWEEMEEHAVRDLLALSGLDKNTGEAGPANKGRAAGGDRVNGNRAPRVDNGLGQPRSPSQWQNTGTGQGRSQGQNPGKPNRQGQQRSRQPDPLQTSLGFPGMGQPRRSNGPNRGPGGGNGPNRGPGGGNGPQGGPRRRSKV from the coding sequence ATGAATCGCCCAACGAAAAATAATCCTTCCGATGCGCCAGGCAATGACGCATCCCCATCTGAGCATTCCGGCGAGCAGGCTCCTGCCGCAGCGCAAGAAGGTGCTGGTGCCAAGCCGGCCAAGCGCGGTTTGCGCGGTCCGCGCACTTTGCGCCGTGCCCGTAATACGCCACGCGAAGCAACAGAACCGGCTGTCGTAAAAGTTGACGGCGCCGAAGGCGCACAAGAGATGCCGCAAGGTGAGGCGGGTAGTGCCCCGGCTGATGGTGAAGCGCGCAGGGAACGTACTAATAATAATCGCCGTGGTGAACGCCAGCCGGGTGCCAAGGGTGCAAAAGGCGCGACCCGGCCGCAAGGTCGCGGCAAGCCAAATGGTGCCGGCCCGCAGCGCGGCGGCAAACCACATGGCAAGGCAGACAATGCCGATGATGTGTTTTCCTTTGTTACTTCCGATGACTTTGACTCGCTGGCAGCAGAAGACAGCGCCGGTGGCAAACGTCGCCATGAACAAAAAACCGTACGCCGCGATTTGACAGCGGATGACGATGCGCCGAAATTGCATAAAGTACTGGCTGAAGCCGGTCTCGGTTCGCGTCGCGATATGGAAGAATTGATTATTGCCGGCCGCGTATCGGTCAATGGCGAACCTGCCCATATCGGCCAGCGCATCCTGCCGACCGACCAGGTACGTATCAACGGCAAACTGATTCAACGCAAAGTAAGCAAAAAGCCGCCACGCGTGCTGGTGTATCACAAGCCGGCCGGCGAAATTGTCAGCACCAACGATCCGGAAGGCCGTCCATCGGTATTCGATCGTTTGCCAACGATGAAGGCTGCCAAGTGGCTGGCCGTCGGTCGCCTCGATTTCAATACCGAAGGTTTGTTGCTGTTTACTACTTCCGGTGATCTGGCCAACCGCCTGATGCACCCGCGCTACGGTATCGACCGCGAATACGCGGTGCGTACTTTGGGCGAGCTGGAAGAGGGCATGCGCCAGAAATTGCTGGCCGGTGTCGAACTGGAAGATGGTTTGGCGCAATTCTCCAAGATCGCCGACGGCGGCGGTGAAGGCGTCAACAAATGGTATCGCGTGACGATCGGCGAAGGTCGTAACCGCGAAGTACGCCGTATGTTTGAAGCGATCGGCTTGACCGTATCGCGCCTGATCCGTACCCGTTACGGTTTGCTGACCCTGCCGAAAAACCTCAAGCGCGGTCGATGGGAAGAAATGGAAGAGCACGCAGTGCGCGATTTGCTGGCGCTGAGTGGTCTGGACAAGAATACAGGCGAAGCCGGCCCTGCCAATAAAGGCCGTGCTGCCGGTGGTGATCGTGTTAACGGCAATCGTGCGCCGCGTGTCGATAATGGCCTCGGCCAGCCACGCAGCCCGAGCCAATGGCAAAACACCGGTACCGGCCAGGGACGTTCGCAAGGACAGAATCCGGGCAAGCCGAATCGCCAGGGACAACAACGCAGCCGCCAGCCGGATCCACTGCAAACTTCGCTGGGCTTCCCGGGTATGGGCCAACCGCGTCGCAGCAACGGACCGAATCGTGGTCCCGGTGGCGGTAACGGTCCAAATCGCGGACCAGGTGGCGGAAATGGTCCGCAAGGCGGCCCGCGCCGTCGCTCCAAAGTTTAA
- a CDS encoding NUDIX hydrolase: MKFCSECAHPVSLSIPEGDNRPRYVCGNCGAIHYQNPKMVLGSIPVWDEDGDMRILLCKRAIEPRLGYWTLPAGFMENNETTSNAAIRETVEEAGANIRLHELFSLLNVPHVHQVHMFYRATLLDLNYEAGIESLEVKLFAPEDIPWEDIAFPTVHHTLKFFLADHAKVKSGGSYGFHTLDILKPMLSPESFTSS, from the coding sequence ATGAAATTTTGTTCCGAATGCGCACACCCTGTCTCGCTGTCGATCCCTGAAGGCGACAACCGCCCGCGTTATGTGTGCGGCAACTGCGGCGCGATTCATTACCAGAATCCAAAGATGGTATTGGGCTCCATCCCGGTCTGGGATGAAGACGGTGACATGCGCATCCTGCTGTGCAAACGCGCGATCGAACCGCGCCTTGGTTACTGGACCCTGCCGGCCGGCTTCATGGAAAACAATGAAACCACCAGCAACGCGGCCATCCGCGAAACCGTGGAAGAAGCCGGCGCCAATATCCGCCTGCATGAATTGTTTTCTTTATTAAATGTGCCGCATGTCCACCAGGTACATATGTTTTACCGCGCCACCCTGCTCGACTTGAATTACGAAGCGGGTATTGAGAGCCTGGAAGTCAAATTGTTCGCACCTGAAGACATTCCGTGGGAAGACATCGCCTTTCCGACCGTACACCACACGCTGAAATTCTTCCTGGCAGACCATGCGAAGGTAAAAAGCGGCGGCTCCTATGGCTTCCATACGCTGGACATACTGAAACCGATGCTTAGTCCGGAATCATTTACCAGCAGTTAA
- the scpB gene encoding SMC-Scp complex subunit ScpB has protein sequence MNIAEAKKVLETALLCAHEPLSINDMKKLFVETGETDGQIGTDEIKQMLEELRDDWVDKGIEVVSLSTGWRFQSRPEMKIYLERLNPEKPPKYSHATLETLAIITYRQPVTRGDIEEIRGVTVNSQTIKMLEDRGWIESIGHRDVPGRPALFATTKHFLDDLGLTSLDQLPPLQQVEKGDMQGSALLEMQGLEAELQEHLDQTAIDFADTEAATAEVPAEDGQADTTPTEAVAEAIEIESVDAGIVEAEVTVAEATDIEVVETTVVAEEAEGVEDAATQTTELSTSESEAAIPTDAAAPDLTVVDVPSEHNQELNNESPNEK, from the coding sequence ATGAATATTGCTGAGGCGAAGAAGGTCCTCGAAACAGCGCTACTTTGCGCTCACGAGCCCCTGTCCATAAACGACATGAAGAAGCTTTTTGTCGAAACGGGCGAGACTGACGGACAGATCGGTACAGACGAAATCAAGCAAATGCTTGAAGAGTTGCGTGACGACTGGGTTGATAAAGGCATTGAAGTGGTCAGCCTGTCGACCGGCTGGCGTTTCCAGAGCCGTCCGGAGATGAAGATTTACCTGGAGCGTTTGAATCCGGAGAAGCCGCCGAAATATTCGCATGCGACATTGGAGACGCTTGCCATCATTACTTATCGCCAGCCGGTTACGCGCGGCGATATCGAAGAAATCCGTGGTGTCACGGTCAATTCGCAAACCATCAAAATGCTGGAAGACCGTGGCTGGATCGAGTCTATCGGGCACCGTGATGTTCCGGGCCGCCCAGCCTTGTTTGCGACGACCAAACATTTCCTTGATGATCTCGGCCTGACTTCGCTGGATCAATTGCCGCCTCTGCAGCAAGTAGAGAAGGGCGACATGCAGGGCAGTGCCTTGCTGGAGATGCAAGGCCTGGAAGCAGAATTGCAAGAACATCTGGATCAGACGGCGATTGATTTCGCCGATACTGAAGCCGCTACCGCCGAAGTCCCTGCAGAAGATGGGCAGGCTGACACCACTCCTACCGAAGCTGTCGCGGAAGCAATTGAGATTGAATCAGTTGACGCCGGGATAGTCGAAGCCGAAGTAACTGTTGCTGAAGCAACTGATATTGAAGTGGTCGAAACCACCGTCGTTGCTGAAGAAGCCGAAGGCGTTGAGGATGCGGCAACACAAACAACTGAATTGAGTACTTCGGAATCCGAAGCAGCCATTCCTACCGACGCAGCAGCGCCTGACTTGACGGTTGTTGACGTCCCAAGTGAGCACAACCAAGAATTGAATAATGAATCGCCCAACGAAAAATAA
- the rimP gene encoding ribosome maturation factor RimP, whose product MQLSALIEKTVVGMGYELVNFEQAARGLVRVFIDFTPEDADKGAITVEDCEKVTHQLLHVLTVENANYERLEVSSPGLDRPLKKLSDYVRFAGAEALVKLRMPMPNAANRKSFQGILQEPVGETLALEFEGNDGPAKLEFTLADVDKAHLVPQVNFRSRKA is encoded by the coding sequence TTGCAGTTGTCGGCGCTAATTGAAAAAACCGTGGTTGGCATGGGCTATGAACTGGTCAATTTTGAGCAGGCAGCCCGCGGTCTGGTGCGCGTGTTTATCGACTTTACCCCGGAAGATGCGGATAAAGGTGCGATCACGGTAGAAGACTGCGAAAAGGTAACGCATCAGTTGTTGCATGTATTGACGGTTGAAAACGCCAATTATGAACGACTCGAAGTGTCGTCACCCGGTCTCGACAGGCCGCTGAAGAAGTTGTCGGATTATGTGCGTTTTGCCGGTGCCGAGGCGCTGGTTAAATTGCGTATGCCGATGCCGAATGCGGCGAATCGCAAATCGTTCCAGGGCATTTTGCAGGAACCGGTAGGCGAGACACTCGCGTTGGAATTTGAAGGAAACGATGGGCCGGCGAAGCTCGAATTTACGCTCGCTGATGTAGACAAGGCACATTTAGTGCCACAAGTGAATTTTAGGAGTCGCAAAGCATGA
- the rbfA gene encoding 30S ribosome-binding factor RbfA: protein MAKHSKSIPGRGLRVADQIQRDLSEIIAFELKDPRVGMITITEVQVTPDYAHAKVFFTMLSDKKDDIKNTVSGLTAASGYIRGQLGRRLTIHTLPELHFVHDTSTARGIEMSKLIDEANASRAKDAED from the coding sequence ATGGCCAAACACAGTAAATCCATCCCCGGACGCGGCTTGCGCGTCGCAGACCAGATCCAGCGCGATCTGTCTGAAATCATCGCGTTCGAGTTGAAAGACCCGCGCGTAGGGATGATCACGATTACCGAAGTTCAGGTCACGCCGGATTACGCGCATGCGAAGGTGTTCTTCACCATGCTGAGCGACAAGAAGGATGACATCAAGAACACGGTATCGGGCTTGACTGCGGCTTCAGGTTATATCCGCGGCCAGCTCGGTCGTCGCCTGACCATCCATACTTTGCCGGAACTGCATTTCGTGCACGATACCTCGACCGCACGCGGGATAGAAATGTCCAAGCTGATCGACGAAGCCAATGCCAGCCGTGCCAAGGATGCGGAAGACTGA
- the truB gene encoding tRNA pseudouridine(55) synthase TruB, which yields MATNHIKKKRVPVHGVLLLDKQVGVSSNDALIKAKWLLSALKAGHTGTLDPFATGLLPLCFGEATKFAQDLLDADKTYETVVHLGITTNTGDTEGETISTAAVDVTREQIDTVLGQFRGDILQVPPMYSALKRDGKPLYEYAREGITLEREARPVTIHLLEFVDYQAPFLTLRVRCSKGTYIRVLGEDIGAALGCGAHLNALRRIQVGDLLIDKAITIEQLAATEEGARSALLAPVDALLTSFPALYLSEELARRFLHGQRLALGKEDIVVPPEQGRVRVYRDADKVLLGTGLMQEFAILAPERLISTNQNTPA from the coding sequence ATGGCGACAAATCACATCAAGAAAAAGCGTGTGCCGGTGCACGGCGTATTGCTGCTCGATAAACAGGTCGGCGTTTCCAGCAACGATGCATTGATCAAGGCGAAGTGGCTGTTGAGCGCACTGAAGGCCGGCCATACCGGTACGCTGGATCCGTTTGCGACCGGTCTGTTGCCGCTGTGTTTCGGCGAAGCCACCAAGTTTGCGCAGGACTTGCTGGATGCCGATAAAACCTATGAAACCGTCGTTCATCTCGGCATCACCACCAACACCGGCGATACAGAAGGCGAAACCATCTCCACCGCTGCGGTTGATGTCACGCGTGAACAAATTGATACCGTGCTCGGGCAATTTCGTGGCGATATCCTGCAAGTGCCGCCGATGTACTCGGCGCTCAAGCGCGACGGCAAACCTTTGTACGAATATGCACGCGAAGGCATTACGCTGGAACGCGAAGCGCGTCCGGTCACCATCCATCTGCTGGAATTCGTTGATTACCAGGCACCTTTCCTCACCTTGCGCGTACGTTGCAGCAAAGGCACGTATATCCGCGTACTGGGTGAAGACATTGGCGCGGCCCTCGGTTGCGGTGCGCACCTGAATGCGTTGCGCCGCATCCAGGTCGGGGATTTACTGATCGATAAGGCAATAACAATCGAACAACTGGCGGCGACGGAAGAAGGTGCGCGCAGCGCATTGCTGGCACCGGTCGATGCCTTGCTGACATCTTTTCCCGCCCTGTACCTGTCGGAAGAACTGGCCCGCCGCTTCCTGCACGGCCAGCGCCTGGCGCTCGGCAAGGAAGACATTGTGGTCCCGCCGGAGCAGGGGCGGGTGCGGGTCTATCGTGATGCGGATAAAGTTTTGCTCGGTACCGGCTTGATGCAGGAATTCGCTATTTTGGCACCGGAAAGACTGATCTCCACCAATCAAAACACGCCGGCCTGA
- the nusA gene encoding transcription termination factor NusA has protein sequence MSREILLLVDALAREKNVDKDIVFGALEHALAQATKKRYEGDVDIRVSIDRETGEFESFRRWHVVPDEAGLQLPDQEILHFEAKEQIGDIEVDDYIEEPIESVDFGRRFAQDTKQVVLQRIRDAEREQILADFLERGDSLVTGTIKRMERGDAIVESGRIEARLPRDQTIPKENLRIGDRVRAYILRIDRNARGPQVILSRTAPEFIMKLFELEVPEIEQGLLEIKSAARDAGVRAKIAVFTSDKRIDPIGTCVGMRGSRVQAVTGELGGERVDIVLWSEDPAQFVIGALAPANVSSIVVDEEKHAMDVVVDEENLAIAIGRGGQNVRLASELTGWQINIMTAEESADKSQLETAAIRTLFMEKLDVDQEVADILVDEGFASLEEIAYVPISEMLDIESFDEDTVNELRNRARDALVTEAIASEEGLEGMEEALANLEGMDRVMAGKLGLAGIKTLAAFSALAYDEFGAILALPADRARQLIEDEFKDVTDEEMKLIDAKYDDHAKALQAKVWSLAEAK, from the coding sequence ATGAGTCGCGAAATTTTATTGTTGGTTGATGCGCTAGCGCGCGAAAAAAACGTCGATAAGGATATCGTTTTCGGAGCCTTGGAACACGCGCTCGCGCAAGCGACCAAAAAGCGCTACGAAGGCGATGTCGACATCCGTGTATCCATCGATCGCGAAACTGGCGAATTTGAATCCTTCCGTCGTTGGCACGTGGTGCCTGACGAAGCGGGCCTGCAATTGCCGGATCAGGAAATCCTGCATTTCGAAGCCAAGGAACAAATCGGCGATATCGAAGTGGATGACTATATTGAAGAACCGATTGAATCGGTGGACTTCGGTCGTCGCTTTGCACAAGACACCAAACAGGTTGTATTGCAACGCATCCGTGATGCAGAGCGCGAACAAATCCTGGCTGACTTCCTGGAGCGTGGCGATTCGCTGGTTACCGGCACCATCAAGCGTATGGAACGTGGTGACGCGATTGTTGAATCCGGCCGCATCGAAGCACGCCTGCCGCGCGACCAGACGATTCCTAAAGAAAACCTGCGTATCGGTGATCGCGTCCGTGCCTATATCCTGCGCATCGACCGTAATGCACGCGGTCCGCAAGTGATCCTGTCGCGTACCGCGCCGGAATTCATCATGAAATTGTTCGAACTGGAAGTTCCGGAAATCGAGCAAGGCTTGCTGGAAATTAAATCGGCTGCACGCGACGCCGGCGTCCGCGCCAAGATCGCTGTATTTACCAGCGACAAACGTATCGATCCTATCGGTACCTGCGTTGGTATGCGCGGTTCACGCGTTCAGGCAGTGACTGGCGAGCTCGGCGGCGAACGTGTGGATATCGTGTTGTGGTCGGAAGATCCTGCGCAGTTCGTGATTGGTGCCCTGGCTCCGGCCAACGTTTCTTCTATCGTCGTTGATGAAGAAAAGCATGCAATGGACGTTGTGGTCGACGAAGAAAACCTGGCGATCGCAATCGGTCGCGGCGGTCAAAACGTACGCCTGGCTTCGGAACTGACCGGCTGGCAAATCAACATCATGACGGCGGAAGAGTCTGCCGACAAATCGCAACTCGAAACAGCTGCGATTCGCACCCTGTTCATGGAAAAACTGGATGTCGATCAGGAAGTTGCTGACATCCTGGTGGATGAAGGGTTTGCGAGCTTGGAAGAGATTGCTTATGTACCTATCAGCGAAATGCTGGACATCGAATCGTTCGACGAAGATACCGTCAACGAACTGCGCAACCGCGCACGCGATGCACTGGTAACAGAAGCGATTGCTTCCGAAGAAGGCCTGGAAGGCATGGAAGAAGCGCTGGCGAATCTGGAAGGTATGGATCGCGTGATGGCAGGCAAGCTTGGCTTGGCTGGTATCAAAACGCTGGCAGCATTCTCGGCCCTGGCCTATGACGAGTTTGGCGCGATTCTGGCATTGCCTGCAGACCGTGCGCGTCAACTGATTGAAGATGAATTTAAAGATGTGACAGACGAAGAGATGAAGCTCATCGATGCTAAATACGATGATCATGCCAAGGCTTTACAAGCCAAGGTATGGAGCCTCGCGGAAGCGAAATAA
- a CDS encoding amidohydrolase family protein, with amino-acid sequence MNSCDVLFEHGIVVTMDDGRRILEDGAVAVSGNRIVAVDDTAKLEHWQAARRVDCRGQAIIPGLIDCHNHLFQAAGRGLGDGMALWQWLGEFMLPLAANISPHEALAAVRLGALEALSCGTTTIIDNHYAPADVDTTLAVAAALRDIGLRGVVARGMFGPFTDVARNNGLSPALFQQSTVNEIAAMRACMEQWQDERISIWPAPINVIYNDQELVRQSVALAAQYGVKWHTHCSEAAIDPTIYAQAYGLRPFAWMERNGLLDQHATFAHAIWLDDEEVEIVGHRHCGIAHNPMSNEYLASGAMRLGVLNDAGASIGIGADGAAGHSFDMFQIMKQVIYVQRLATLDPVATNAWDAFAMATRGGAQIAGVDAGQLAVGKLADVVVVSLARPALAPCFDLIASLVYSGSGRDVSLTMVDGKVVYEDGRLTTMDGAEIMAEARSACRKLVTRLQIPVRGSGGNSHPLSESATY; translated from the coding sequence TTGAACAGCTGTGACGTTTTATTTGAACATGGAATCGTGGTCACCATGGATGATGGGCGCCGTATCCTTGAGGATGGTGCGGTGGCAGTCAGCGGCAACCGTATTGTGGCTGTCGACGATACTGCGAAGCTTGAGCACTGGCAGGCAGCACGGCGTGTTGACTGTCGCGGGCAGGCGATTATCCCGGGCCTGATCGATTGCCATAACCATTTGTTCCAGGCGGCGGGGCGGGGACTGGGTGACGGTATGGCCTTGTGGCAATGGTTGGGCGAATTCATGCTGCCGCTGGCAGCGAATATTTCACCACATGAAGCACTGGCCGCAGTTCGCCTGGGTGCGCTGGAAGCATTGTCTTGCGGCACCACCACGATCATCGACAATCACTATGCACCGGCTGATGTGGACACCACGCTGGCGGTGGCAGCGGCGTTGCGGGATATTGGTTTGCGCGGTGTAGTCGCACGCGGCATGTTCGGGCCCTTTACAGATGTCGCCAGGAACAATGGCCTTAGTCCGGCTTTGTTTCAGCAAAGTACCGTCAATGAGATTGCCGCCATGCGTGCATGCATGGAGCAGTGGCAGGATGAGCGCATCAGCATTTGGCCGGCGCCTATCAATGTGATTTACAACGACCAGGAACTGGTACGGCAGTCGGTCGCGCTGGCGGCTCAGTATGGCGTCAAATGGCATACACATTGTTCCGAAGCCGCGATTGATCCGACCATCTATGCACAAGCTTATGGCTTGCGTCCTTTTGCCTGGATGGAGCGCAATGGCTTGCTTGATCAGCATGCCACCTTTGCCCATGCGATCTGGCTGGATGATGAAGAAGTGGAAATCGTGGGACATCGGCATTGCGGCATTGCGCACAACCCGATGTCGAATGAATACCTCGCTTCCGGTGCCATGCGCCTCGGTGTCTTGAATGACGCCGGAGCCAGCATAGGTATAGGAGCCGATGGCGCGGCCGGGCATTCCTTCGATATGTTCCAGATCATGAAGCAAGTGATTTATGTGCAACGCCTTGCCACCCTCGATCCGGTTGCCACGAATGCGTGGGATGCATTTGCCATGGCCACACGTGGCGGTGCACAGATTGCAGGTGTTGATGCAGGTCAATTGGCAGTCGGGAAGCTGGCCGATGTGGTCGTGGTATCCCTGGCTCGTCCCGCACTGGCGCCATGTTTTGATCTCATCGCCAGCCTGGTTTATTCCGGCTCCGGCCGCGATGTGAGTTTGACCATGGTGGATGGCAAGGTGGTTTATGAAGATGGTCGACTGACAACCATGGATGGCGCGGAAATCATGGCGGAGGCCAGGAGCGCATGCCGGAAACTGGTTACGCGCCTGCAAATCCCGGTGCGTGGCAGTGGCGGGAACAGCCATCCCTTGTCTGAAAGCGCCACATATTAG
- the infB gene encoding translation initiation factor IF-2, whose protein sequence is MASNNVAQFATELKMPADVLLTQLRDAGVEKSSTSDELSKADKDKLLDHLRRAHGVAPDGEKKKITLTRKETTEIKQADATGKSRTIQVEVRKKRTFVKRDESTPEEAPVKAAAPVIDEAEIERRAEEARRQAELIARQEADLREKQERLAKLEAEKEAQAKALKQAEQAEAEAQKADAAKPVEAKADESAQEEKKRVAAEESKKKAAQLAKDAAKEASEKAVATEAARKAVADEVAQIKAMMNAPRRAIKAPEPAAPVAAKPAEGTLHKPADKKAGEKKDEKKPAVTADKKSIKSANVSSTWQDDAKKRGAGIKTRGNTGGGRDGWRAGPKGRRPSHHDDRESNFQAPTEAVVKDVHVPETITVAELAHKMSVKASEVIKHLMKLGQMCTINQVLDQETAMILVEEMGHTAHAAKLDDPEALLEQGEEHADIEALPRAPVVTVMGHVDHGKTSLLDYIRRAKVASGEAGGITQHIGAYHVETPRGMITFLDTPGHEAFTAMRARGAKATDIVILVVAADDGVMPQTKEAIAHAKAAGVPLVVAINKIDKPGANMDRVKQELIAEQVVPEEYGGDSPFVPVSAKTGEGIDALLEQVLLQAEVLELKAPVDAPARGLVVEAKLDKGRGPVATILVQSGTLKRGDVVLAGSAYGRVRAMLDENGKSITEAGPSIPVEIQGLTEVPNAGEEVMVMADERKAREIGLFRQGKFRDVKLAKQQAAKLENMFENMGEGEVKNLPMIIKTDVQGSQEALVGSLQKLSTSEVRVQVVHAAVGGISESDVNLAVASKAVIIGFNTRADASARKLAEANGVDIRYYNIIYDAVDEIKAAMSGMLAPEKREQALGLVEIRQVILVSKVGAIAGCYVLEGVAKRGSSVRLLRDNVVVWTGELDSLKRFKDDVKEVKAGFECGLTLKNFNDIKEGDQLEVFEVQEIARTL, encoded by the coding sequence ATGGCGAGTAACAATGTAGCCCAATTTGCCACCGAGCTGAAGATGCCAGCAGACGTATTGCTCACGCAACTGCGGGATGCTGGCGTCGAAAAAAGTTCAACGTCCGACGAATTATCCAAGGCCGACAAGGACAAGCTCCTTGACCACCTGCGCCGTGCGCACGGTGTTGCACCAGACGGTGAAAAGAAAAAAATCACACTGACCCGTAAAGAAACGACGGAAATCAAGCAAGCGGATGCCACCGGCAAATCGCGCACGATCCAGGTCGAAGTGCGTAAAAAGCGGACTTTCGTAAAACGCGACGAATCCACGCCTGAAGAAGCACCAGTCAAAGCTGCAGCACCAGTTATCGATGAAGCAGAGATCGAACGTCGTGCAGAAGAAGCACGTCGTCAGGCCGAGTTGATTGCGCGTCAGGAAGCTGACCTGCGCGAAAAACAAGAACGCCTGGCCAAGCTCGAAGCGGAAAAAGAAGCGCAAGCAAAAGCATTGAAGCAAGCAGAACAAGCTGAAGCGGAAGCGCAAAAAGCAGATGCGGCGAAACCGGTTGAAGCGAAAGCGGACGAGTCGGCGCAAGAAGAGAAAAAACGCGTAGCTGCAGAAGAAAGCAAAAAGAAAGCAGCCCAACTGGCTAAAGATGCAGCGAAAGAAGCGAGCGAAAAAGCTGTCGCGACTGAAGCAGCACGTAAAGCGGTAGCCGATGAAGTGGCGCAGATCAAAGCCATGATGAATGCGCCACGTCGCGCCATCAAGGCACCTGAACCTGCAGCACCGGTTGCAGCGAAGCCAGCTGAAGGTACTTTGCACAAACCGGCTGATAAAAAAGCCGGCGAGAAAAAAGACGAGAAAAAACCAGCGGTAACGGCAGACAAGAAGTCGATCAAATCGGCGAATGTCTCGTCCACCTGGCAAGACGACGCGAAAAAACGCGGTGCCGGCATCAAGACACGCGGCAATACCGGCGGTGGCCGTGATGGCTGGCGCGCAGGTCCTAAGGGCCGTCGTCCATCGCATCACGATGATCGCGAAAGCAACTTCCAGGCTCCGACCGAAGCAGTCGTAAAAGACGTGCACGTACCGGAAACGATTACCGTTGCCGAACTCGCGCACAAAATGTCGGTCAAGGCATCCGAAGTCATCAAGCATTTGATGAAACTGGGCCAGATGTGCACGATCAACCAGGTGCTCGATCAAGAAACAGCAATGATTCTGGTCGAAGAAATGGGTCACACCGCGCACGCGGCGAAGCTGGATGATCCGGAAGCATTGCTGGAGCAGGGTGAAGAACACGCAGATATCGAAGCCTTGCCACGCGCACCGGTTGTGACCGTCATGGGTCACGTCGATCACGGTAAAACTTCGTTGCTGGATTACATCCGTCGCGCCAAGGTTGCATCCGGCGAAGCGGGCGGTATTACCCAGCACATCGGCGCATACCACGTGGAAACACCACGCGGCATGATCACCTTCCTCGATACACCGGGCCATGAAGCATTTACGGCCATGCGTGCACGCGGTGCGAAAGCAACCGATATCGTGATTCTGGTGGTGGCAGCTGATGACGGCGTGATGCCGCAAACAAAAGAAGCGATCGCACATGCGAAAGCTGCGGGCGTGCCTCTGGTCGTGGCGATCAACAAGATCGACAAACCGGGTGCGAATATGGATCGCGTCAAGCAGGAACTGATTGCGGAACAAGTGGTGCCGGAAGAATACGGTGGCGATTCGCCATTCGTGCCTGTGTCGGCTAAAACCGGCGAAGGCATTGACGCCTTGCTCGAACAAGTATTGTTGCAAGCCGAAGTGCTGGAATTGAAAGCACCGGTCGATGCACCTGCGCGTGGTTTGGTGGTTGAAGCCAAGCTCGACAAAGGTCGCGGTCCGGTCGCTACTATCCTGGTGCAGTCCGGTACCTTGAAGCGCGGCGACGTCGTGCTGGCTGGTTCGGCTTACGGTCGTGTCCGTGCGATGCTGGACGAAAACGGCAAGAGCATTACCGAAGCCGGTCCTTCGATTCCGGTAGAGATTCAAGGCCTGACCGAGGTGCCGAATGCCGGTGAAGAAGTCATGGTCATGGCGGATGAACGCAAAGCGCGTGAAATCGGCCTGTTCCGTCAAGGTAAGTTCCGCGACGTGAAACTGGCGAAACAGCAGGCGGCGAAACTGGAAAACATGTTCGAGAACATGGGCGAAGGCGAAGTCAAAAACCTGCCAATGATCATCAAGACCGACGTGCAAGGTTCGCAAGAAGCGCTGGTTGGCTCCTTGCAGAAACTGTCGACCAGCGAAGTGCGTGTACAGGTTGTGCATGCAGCGGTGGGTGGCATTTCCGAGTCCGACGTCAACCTGGCAGTCGCATCGAAAGCGGTCATCATCGGCTTTAACACCCGTGCTGATGCTTCGGCCCGTAAATTGGCGGAAGCCAATGGCGTTGACATTCGTTACTACAACATCATTTACGATGCGGTAGACGAGATCAAGGCAGCGATGTCCGGCATGTTGGCACCAGAGAAGCGCGAACAGGCATTGGGCCTGGTCGAGATTCGCCAGGTTATCCTGGTCAGCAAAGTCGGCGCGATTGCCGGTTGCTACGTACTCGAAGGCGTTGCAAAACGCGGTTCTTCGGTACGCTTGCTGCGCGACAACGTGGTGGTCTGGACTGGCGAGCTGGATTCGCTGAAACGCTTCAAGGACGACGTGAAGGAAGTCAAAGCCGGCTTCGAATGCGGTCTGACCCTGAAAAACTTCAACGACATCAAAGAAGGCGATCAACTCGAAGTCTTCGAAGTGCAGGAAATTGCGCGTACGCTCTAA